One Henriciella litoralis genomic window carries:
- a CDS encoding LOG family protein: MPKLKSVCVYCGSSNDVKPAYIQLAKDLGRALAEKDLRLVYGGGGVGLMGACARAVHEAGGEVLGIMPKFLLQKERIFEDVEHVIVDDMHTRKQMMFDESDAFIVLPGGIGTLEEAVEMLSWARLGLHAKPMAFLDEDGFWAPFFELMNHIIDGKFTPEEFRATLVHENTPEAAIAALKDRLVTLSS; the protein is encoded by the coding sequence ATGCCAAAACTGAAATCTGTCTGTGTTTACTGCGGCTCATCGAATGACGTGAAGCCAGCCTATATCCAACTCGCCAAGGATCTTGGCCGCGCCCTTGCCGAGAAGGATCTTCGGCTTGTCTATGGCGGCGGCGGCGTTGGCCTTATGGGCGCTTGTGCACGTGCCGTTCACGAGGCGGGCGGCGAAGTGCTCGGCATCATGCCGAAATTCCTGCTGCAGAAAGAGCGCATTTTTGAAGACGTTGAGCACGTCATTGTTGATGACATGCACACGCGTAAGCAGATGATGTTCGATGAAAGCGACGCCTTCATTGTATTGCCAGGCGGCATCGGCACGCTCGAAGAGGCTGTCGAAATGCTGAGCTGGGCGCGTCTTGGCCTGCATGCCAAGCCAATGGCCTTCCTCGATGAGGACGGCTTCTGGGCACCCTTCTTCGAACTGATGAACCACATCATCGACGGCAAATTCACACCCGAAGAGTTCCGCGCCACGCTCGTGCACGAGAATACGCCTGAGGCGGCAATCGCGGCGCTTAAGGACAGGTTGGTTACGCTGAGCAGCTAG
- a CDS encoding ABCB family ABC transporter ATP-binding protein/permease: MHDANPDKIESADGGLNASIVRIIHLLKRPELSKWRPIMFIAIILTLAAAVLEVVSPIVLGDAINKVAGENGHAPALGIAIVWIAWAIGLRFLAAVLPQIRDALFSPVSQDAQRVACVDAFGHAQSLSLAFHQTRRSGALNRVIERGASAIDYLIRFLAFNIGPTFVRLALASIALGAAYDYRLSLIAIFTIIVYVIATVIITEWRVRQRRRMNVADTELRAVSIDTLTNFETVKAFAAETRETNRYDAAMSRYNRRYVEAVRSMYLLNGVQAFVMNAGLLAVLALSAWNYNQGTMQVGDLTAVMLVLLSLYAPLNILGWAWREIKQGAVDLEKLHGLLAMVPEVQDAPDAMSLEKPKGRVEFENVSFTHDARTVGIADISFHVEPGRKIAFVGTSGAGKSTLLKLLFRFYDVDQGAVRVDDIDVRKLTQTSLRNALGLVPQDVVLFNDTIRANIAYARPDATLDDLRDAARRAQLLDFIEALPDAWDTPVGERGLKLSGGEKQRVGIARVILADPAILVLDEATSALDSATEAAVQGALDEASKGRTTLMVAHRLSTVQNADEIVVLEAGRIVERGSHAKLLQADGKYAQMWQRQVARDQLAAVIDA; encoded by the coding sequence GTGCACGACGCAAATCCCGACAAGATCGAATCGGCGGACGGGGGACTAAACGCCTCTATCGTTCGAATCATCCATCTGTTGAAACGGCCAGAACTGTCGAAGTGGCGGCCGATCATGTTCATCGCCATTATTCTGACCCTGGCAGCTGCCGTGCTCGAAGTGGTTTCACCGATCGTTTTGGGTGATGCGATTAACAAGGTTGCTGGCGAGAACGGGCACGCACCTGCTTTGGGAATCGCCATTGTCTGGATCGCGTGGGCGATCGGGTTGAGGTTTCTGGCAGCCGTCTTGCCGCAAATCCGCGATGCACTTTTCAGTCCGGTTAGTCAGGATGCGCAGCGCGTGGCCTGTGTGGATGCATTTGGCCACGCGCAATCGCTGTCGCTCGCTTTCCACCAGACGCGCCGGTCGGGCGCTTTGAACCGCGTGATTGAGCGCGGCGCCAGCGCGATTGATTATCTCATCCGGTTTCTGGCTTTCAACATTGGCCCCACATTTGTGCGCCTCGCGCTTGCGTCAATTGCGCTCGGGGCAGCGTATGACTATCGGCTGTCGCTGATCGCGATCTTCACGATCATTGTCTACGTCATCGCGACGGTCATTATTACCGAGTGGCGGGTGCGCCAACGACGGCGCATGAATGTCGCCGATACCGAACTGCGTGCGGTCTCAATTGATACGCTGACGAATTTTGAGACTGTGAAGGCGTTCGCCGCCGAGACCCGCGAAACCAACCGCTATGATGCGGCGATGAGCCGTTATAACCGCCGATATGTCGAGGCGGTTCGTAGCATGTATCTACTTAACGGCGTGCAGGCATTTGTCATGAATGCTGGGCTTCTTGCCGTGCTGGCTTTGTCCGCCTGGAACTACAATCAAGGCACGATGCAGGTCGGCGATCTGACAGCGGTCATGCTCGTTCTTCTAAGTCTTTACGCGCCGCTGAACATTCTCGGCTGGGCCTGGAGAGAGATCAAGCAGGGCGCGGTCGATCTTGAGAAACTGCACGGGCTTCTGGCGATGGTGCCAGAGGTTCAGGATGCGCCTGATGCGATGTCGCTCGAGAAGCCAAAAGGACGGGTCGAGTTTGAAAATGTGAGCTTCACCCATGATGCGCGGACAGTTGGTATTGCCGACATCAGCTTCCATGTGGAGCCGGGCAGGAAGATCGCGTTTGTCGGGACATCGGGGGCCGGCAAGTCGACGTTGCTGAAATTGTTGTTCCGGTTCTACGACGTCGATCAGGGAGCCGTTCGCGTAGACGACATTGACGTTCGCAAGCTGACCCAGACGTCGCTGCGCAACGCGTTAGGCCTGGTGCCGCAGGATGTCGTTCTGTTCAACGATACAATACGAGCAAACATCGCATATGCGCGCCCCGACGCGACACTTGATGATTTGCGTGATGCGGCACGCCGAGCCCAATTGCTGGATTTCATCGAGGCCTTGCCCGATGCCTGGGATACGCCGGTTGGTGAACGTGGTCTGAAACTATCGGGCGGTGAGAAGCAGCGTGTCGGGATTGCGCGCGTTATTCTGGCCGACCCGGCGATTCTTGTTCTCGACGAAGCCACATCGGCGCTGGATAGTGCAACCGAGGCGGCCGTTCAGGGCGCTCTGGACGAAGCATCCAAGGGCCGCACCACGCTGATGGTGGCGCACAGACTGTCGACCGTTCAGAATGCAGATGAGATTGTCGTGCTTGAGGCAGGCCGGATTGTTGAGCGCGGATCGCACGCGAAACTTTTGCAGGCCGATGGCAAATATGCACAGATGTGGCAGAGGCAGGTCGCGCGCGATCAGCTCGCGGCCGTTATAGACGCATAG
- a CDS encoding phosphatidylserine decarboxylase: protein MAGPGKSLAHKTFPWRQSGFDLEGVVGFLLGWLLALLLGTIWSPLFWLAFVPGVMFLFATRTAERVTPDDPDVMVAPCDGVVVSIEEVDPPEEIKFAESSHRIRISTSPFSANNIHAPVGGLIDAIFEKEGEAKAVAALNPDDEDLSQLFMTLAGEHSRVGIKVITGGLGPRLDVKSDAGDRVTAGKTIAIRRLGGWCDVFVPSDAAGSILVEPGRTLIGGETFLWSIVSSASESLNAPDDTADSDPVAVSPAPEVIPAEVVEEDVPEAPLLPSKTDATDPVSPETVPPTIAEEAPKEPRSGDEETASVFARLRREARKLSGDPQKD, encoded by the coding sequence ATGGCAGGACCCGGCAAATCACTGGCTCACAAAACGTTTCCATGGCGCCAGAGCGGATTCGATCTCGAAGGCGTGGTCGGCTTCCTGCTCGGCTGGCTACTAGCACTTCTGCTCGGTACGATCTGGTCTCCGCTTTTCTGGTTGGCGTTTGTGCCGGGCGTAATGTTTCTTTTTGCGACCCGCACCGCCGAGCGTGTAACGCCGGACGATCCTGATGTAATGGTCGCGCCGTGTGATGGCGTGGTTGTCTCGATTGAAGAGGTCGATCCGCCGGAAGAGATCAAATTCGCCGAATCGTCGCACCGTATCCGCATTTCGACGTCCCCGTTTTCGGCCAACAATATCCATGCACCGGTCGGCGGGCTGATTGATGCTATTTTCGAGAAAGAGGGTGAAGCCAAAGCTGTTGCGGCCCTCAATCCGGATGATGAGGATCTAAGTCAGCTGTTCATGACGCTGGCCGGCGAACACAGCCGGGTCGGCATAAAGGTGATCACCGGCGGACTTGGTCCGCGGCTGGATGTTAAGTCCGATGCTGGAGACCGTGTGACGGCTGGCAAGACGATCGCCATCCGCCGGCTCGGTGGATGGTGCGATGTGTTCGTTCCTTCCGATGCCGCCGGAAGCATACTGGTTGAGCCCGGTCGCACGCTCATCGGGGGCGAGACGTTTCTCTGGTCAATAGTCAGTTCAGCAAGCGAAAGCTTGAACGCGCCTGATGATACCGCGGACAGCGACCCCGTCGCTGTTTCACCGGCTCCCGAAGTCATTCCTGCTGAGGTGGTTGAAGAAGATGTGCCTGAAGCGCCGTTGCTCCCGTCGAAAACAGACGCAACCGATCCTGTCAGCCCGGAAACTGTGCCGCCAACAATTGCAGAAGAGGCACCGAAAGAGCCGCGCTCGGGCGATGAAGAAACCGCATCTGTTTTCGCCAGATTGAGGCGCGAAGCGCGTAAACTCTCTGGTGATCCGCAGAAAGACTGA
- a CDS encoding DUF2842 domain-containing protein, with product MKKITTGVVILLFIAFWIFLAGTIGSKLTSAPQWVQLVFYVIAGVAWVLPLKPILAWMNRPDERSAD from the coding sequence ATGAAGAAAATCACCACAGGCGTCGTCATTCTACTTTTTATTGCGTTCTGGATATTCCTCGCTGGCACAATCGGCTCGAAGCTCACCTCGGCGCCGCAATGGGTGCAGCTGGTCTTCTACGTCATCGCGGGCGTCGCCTGGGTGTTGCCGCTGAAGCCCATCCTGGCATGGATGAACCGCCCCGACGAACGCAGCGCCGACTAG
- a CDS encoding COX15/CtaA family protein yields the protein MAKTETGRVWIRRWLILIAVMVYAMILIGGMTRLTDSGLSITEWDPISGALPPIGHEAWLAEFDKYKQTAEFQQQNYNMTLGEFEYIYWWEWGHRLFGRLIGLVAIGGFIVFAARKWMGRNLSLRLLVLIALGGLQGAIGWWMVSSGIGETDRLDVAPYRLMTHFVLALIIIGYTAWLWLDLGRRSAVQVKPLLRKFAIILAILITVQMASGALVAGLDAGRTYTDWPLMNGEFVPSNYVETQLGVRSLFEGRAATQFNHRILAYIIWALAMASAWLSWRTAARSQFVWLGGLVTLQAVWGIGTLLSGAPLQLAIVHQALGVIVFVAAIRLMWISRTPTELRSPSS from the coding sequence ATGGCAAAGACTGAAACAGGGCGCGTTTGGATCCGCAGGTGGCTGATCCTGATTGCGGTCATGGTTTATGCGATGATCCTGATCGGCGGTATGACCCGGCTCACGGATTCCGGATTGTCGATTACGGAATGGGACCCGATCAGCGGAGCCTTGCCGCCGATCGGCCATGAAGCCTGGCTGGCCGAGTTTGATAAGTACAAGCAGACCGCAGAATTCCAGCAGCAGAACTACAATATGACGCTCGGCGAGTTCGAGTACATCTATTGGTGGGAATGGGGACACCGGCTTTTCGGCCGTCTCATCGGACTGGTCGCTATCGGTGGGTTCATTGTCTTTGCGGCACGCAAATGGATGGGGCGCAACCTGTCTCTGCGCTTGCTTGTGTTGATTGCGCTTGGCGGTCTTCAAGGCGCTATTGGCTGGTGGATGGTGTCGAGCGGGATTGGTGAAACAGATCGTCTTGATGTTGCGCCGTACCGACTGATGACGCATTTCGTACTGGCGCTGATCATTATCGGCTACACGGCGTGGCTGTGGCTTGATCTTGGACGGCGATCAGCGGTTCAAGTGAAGCCGCTTCTGCGTAAATTCGCCATCATCCTCGCGATTCTCATCACAGTGCAGATGGCGAGCGGCGCATTGGTGGCAGGCCTGGATGCTGGGCGTACCTATACGGACTGGCCTCTGATGAATGGCGAGTTTGTTCCGTCAAACTATGTTGAGACCCAGCTTGGCGTGCGCAGCCTGTTCGAGGGCAGGGCCGCGACGCAGTTCAACCATCGTATTCTGGCTTACATTATCTGGGCGCTCGCTATGGCGTCCGCTTGGCTTAGCTGGCGAACAGCGGCGCGAAGCCAATTTGTCTGGCTTGGCGGGCTGGTGACGCTGCAAGCAGTGTGGGGAATCGGCACGCTACTCAGTGGCGCGCCGCTCCAGCTTGCAATCGTTCACCAGGCCCTTGGCGTTATTGTTTTTGTCGCAGCAATCCGACTGATGTGGATCAGTCGGACGCCGACGGAACTTCGATCGCCGTCATCGTGA
- the rplM gene encoding 50S ribosomal protein L13, with protein MKTYNAPADVENKWIVIDATDVVVGRLASYVAKRLRGKHRADFTPHIDTGDHVVVINAEKARFTGNKLRDKTYYRHTGYPGGIKSTTAEKILGGRFPERAIELAVKRMMPGESPLAKQQFSKLRVYAGTEHPHEAQKPETVDYASMNTKNQRDD; from the coding sequence ATGAAGACTTATAACGCACCAGCTGACGTAGAGAACAAGTGGATCGTTATCGACGCAACAGACGTTGTCGTCGGTCGCCTTGCTTCATATGTCGCAAAACGGCTTCGCGGCAAGCATCGCGCTGATTTCACTCCACACATCGATACTGGCGACCATGTCGTTGTTATCAATGCAGAAAAGGCTCGTTTCACGGGCAATAAACTGCGTGATAAGACGTATTATCGCCACACCGGATATCCGGGCGGCATCAAGTCGACCACGGCCGAGAAGATCCTCGGTGGCCGCTTTCCAGAGCGCGCTATCGAACTGGCTGTGAAGCGCATGATGCCGGGCGAAAGCCCACTGGCGAAGCAGCAGTTCTCAAAACTGCGCGTCTATGCCGGCACCGAGCATCCACATGAGGCTCAGAAGCCTGAAACCGTCGACTACGCGTCGATGAACACCAAGAATCAGAGAGACGACTAA
- the rpsI gene encoding 30S ribosomal protein S9: MSDTANSLEDLKSVTGGETAAAEVVVAEPKIDDLGRAYGTGRRKSATARVWIKPGSGKITVNGKDQEQYFARPVLRMVIEQPLIETDRRTQFDVICTVKGSGLSGQAGAVRHGIARALVNYEPGLRAVLKPFGFMTRDPRTVERKKYGRAKARRSFQFSKR, encoded by the coding sequence ATGTCCGACACTGCAAATTCGCTTGAAGACCTGAAGTCCGTCACCGGCGGAGAAACTGCAGCCGCAGAGGTTGTTGTCGCTGAGCCAAAGATTGACGATCTGGGCCGTGCCTATGGTACTGGCCGTCGTAAATCGGCAACTGCTCGCGTCTGGATCAAGCCAGGCTCTGGCAAGATCACCGTGAACGGCAAGGATCAGGAGCAGTATTTTGCCCGTCCAGTACTGCGTATGGTTATTGAGCAGCCGCTGATTGAAACTGATCGCCGCACGCAGTTTGATGTCATCTGTACGGTGAAGGGCTCCGGCCTTTCCGGTCAGGCTGGCGCTGTGCGCCACGGCATTGCTCGCGCGCTCGTCAATTATGAGCCAGGTCTTCGCGCCGTTCTGAAGCCATTCGGCTTCATGACCCGTGACCCGCGTACCGTTGAGCGTAAGAAGTACGGCCGTGCGAAAGCGCGTCGTAGCTTCCAGTTCTCGAAGCGCTAG
- the argC gene encoding N-acetyl-gamma-glutamyl-phosphate reductase codes for MSDKPMQAAVLGASGYTGAETVRLLKNHPHVNAVAATGNALAGQRLSDIFPHLRGSQDLDVVKADDVEWESIDVAFGCLPHGTSQDLIETLPEHVKIVDLSSDYRFRDPVAYAAAYGREHIAPERARAAIYGLSEQYADKIAGSNLVACPGCYPTAVLMVLLPLMNPLIVDRDAIIIDAKSGASGAGRGLKEGNLFCEVGEGTHAYGVGTHRHTPEIEQELNLRAGLDDIEVTFTPHLLPMTRGEHVTCHLRGDVDAIHAALATAYAHQPFVSVLPLGSPPPDTRHVRGTNDCRIAVFPDRAKGRVIVIAVIDNLVKGSSGQAIQNLNLMMGWDQALGLDVLLPLFP; via the coding sequence ATGAGCGATAAACCAATGCAAGCAGCGGTACTTGGCGCGTCTGGTTATACAGGCGCTGAGACTGTTCGGCTGTTAAAGAATCACCCTCACGTCAATGCGGTAGCGGCGACTGGCAACGCGCTGGCTGGCCAACGACTGTCCGATATCTTTCCTCATCTGCGCGGCTCGCAGGACCTCGATGTTGTCAAAGCCGATGATGTTGAATGGGAGTCGATCGATGTCGCCTTTGGATGCCTACCACATGGGACGAGCCAGGATCTGATCGAGACCCTGCCAGAGCATGTGAAAATCGTAGACCTTTCATCCGATTACAGGTTCAGAGACCCTGTTGCTTATGCGGCGGCCTATGGTCGTGAGCACATCGCGCCTGAGCGCGCGCGGGCGGCTATTTACGGGCTAAGTGAACAGTATGCCGACAAGATTGCGGGCTCGAATCTGGTTGCATGTCCGGGCTGCTATCCAACGGCCGTATTGATGGTTCTTCTGCCGCTGATGAATCCTCTGATTGTCGACCGTGATGCGATCATTATTGACGCAAAGTCAGGGGCTTCGGGTGCGGGCCGCGGACTGAAAGAGGGTAATCTCTTCTGTGAAGTTGGTGAGGGTACGCACGCTTATGGTGTTGGTACGCACCGCCATACGCCTGAGATCGAGCAGGAGCTCAATTTGAGAGCAGGGCTCGACGATATCGAGGTGACGTTTACGCCTCACCTTCTGCCAATGACGCGCGGCGAACATGTGACCTGTCATCTGCGCGGCGACGTGGATGCGATTCACGCTGCGCTTGCGACCGCATATGCGCACCAGCCATTCGTTTCGGTGCTGCCGCTGGGTTCTCCGCCGCCTGATACGCGTCACGTTCGCGGGACAAATGACTGCCGAATCGCTGTTTTTCCAGACCGGGCAAAAGGGCGCGTGATTGTTATCGCGGTTATCGACAACCTCGTTAAAGGCTCAAGCGGTCAGGCAATCCAGAATCTGAATTTGATGATGGGCTGGGATCAGGCTTTAGGGCTGGACGTGCTCTTGCCGCTCTTTCCCTGA
- a CDS encoding PHA/PHB synthase family protein, giving the protein MSSTYGKLGQSLATNPQALLSANLDLWTGWVNLWKDFTSGEIEDASDRRFSDPEWSSNPAFEFMRKAYELNSKWMMSLLESATDLSASEKRKAQFYTRQTIDALSPNNFFATNPTALRAMLQSGGQSLVSGLRNARADIAKGQGRLSISQSDETPFEVGKNVATAPGKVVFRNKLIELLQFEPTTEKVYAKPLLIFPPWINKFYILDLREENSMIRWLVGQGLTVFVVSWRSADDELRDLTWNDYVQSGLFPAVQTAIDLTGATDINTVGYCIGGTMLTSGLAYMAKTGDKRISSATFFASQSDFSDAGDLMVFTDPESRASIQGVIDSHDNIMPGEMMGETFNWLRPVDLVWRYVVDNYMLGKKPRPFDLLFWNADQTNIPGHTHMTYLNDLYGENLLARAKFEVLGETVSMRDITIPVTIQASREDHICPWHSIYRGAQCYGGDVNFVLAGSGHIAGVVNHPNSGKYQHWTNDGLKGSPESWVASADEEKGSWWPTWWEWLEPKSGDLVDAKPVKDAGLGAAPGTYVKMRLEDIRAGKKPATEYASAKAAQKSKTKPASNGAAASTAGKAKTSPKTTKKTTKSKPQGKSGKSTSSPKA; this is encoded by the coding sequence ATGTCAAGCACCTACGGCAAGCTGGGTCAGTCACTCGCAACCAATCCCCAGGCGCTGCTAAGTGCCAATCTCGATTTGTGGACCGGATGGGTAAACCTCTGGAAAGACTTCACGAGCGGCGAAATTGAGGACGCCAGTGACCGCCGGTTTAGTGATCCCGAATGGTCCTCCAACCCAGCATTTGAGTTCATGCGGAAAGCCTATGAGCTGAACTCCAAATGGATGATGTCGCTTCTTGAGTCAGCGACGGACCTGTCAGCGTCGGAAAAACGCAAGGCGCAATTCTATACGCGCCAGACGATCGATGCCCTTTCGCCTAACAATTTCTTCGCCACGAATCCGACGGCCCTGCGCGCAATGCTGCAATCTGGCGGCCAAAGCCTTGTCAGCGGCCTTCGCAACGCCCGCGCCGACATCGCTAAAGGCCAGGGCCGTCTGTCAATCAGCCAGTCTGACGAAACGCCATTTGAAGTCGGCAAGAACGTCGCAACTGCGCCCGGAAAAGTCGTCTTTCGAAACAAGCTTATAGAGCTTCTGCAATTCGAGCCGACTACCGAAAAGGTGTACGCCAAGCCGCTGCTGATCTTCCCACCATGGATCAATAAGTTCTACATCCTGGATCTTCGGGAGGAAAACTCGATGATCCGCTGGCTGGTTGGCCAGGGGCTCACTGTCTTCGTCGTCTCCTGGCGATCGGCGGATGACGAGCTGCGAGACCTTACCTGGAACGATTATGTCCAGTCAGGCCTGTTCCCGGCGGTTCAGACAGCAATTGATCTGACGGGCGCAACAGACATCAACACGGTCGGGTATTGCATTGGCGGCACGATGCTGACGAGTGGTCTCGCCTATATGGCAAAGACCGGTGACAAACGCATTTCGTCAGCCACCTTCTTCGCGTCCCAGTCCGATTTTAGCGATGCCGGTGACCTTATGGTCTTCACCGATCCGGAATCCCGAGCAAGCATTCAGGGCGTCATCGATTCTCACGACAACATCATGCCCGGTGAAATGATGGGAGAGACGTTTAATTGGCTCCGGCCCGTTGATCTTGTCTGGCGGTATGTCGTCGACAATTACATGCTCGGCAAGAAACCTCGGCCGTTCGACCTGCTGTTCTGGAACGCAGACCAGACCAACATTCCCGGTCACACGCACATGACCTATCTAAATGACCTCTATGGCGAGAACCTTTTGGCACGCGCCAAGTTTGAGGTTCTTGGCGAGACGGTCAGCATGCGGGACATCACCATCCCGGTAACGATCCAGGCGAGCCGCGAAGACCATATCTGCCCGTGGCATTCCATTTATCGCGGCGCTCAGTGCTATGGCGGCGACGTCAATTTTGTCCTTGCTGGCTCAGGCCATATCGCGGGCGTGGTCAATCATCCCAATAGCGGAAAATATCAGCATTGGACGAATGACGGCCTGAAGGGATCGCCGGAAAGCTGGGTCGCGAGCGCAGACGAAGAAAAAGGATCCTGGTGGCCAACCTGGTGGGAGTGGCTGGAACCAAAATCTGGCGACCTCGTCGACGCCAAACCGGTCAAGGATGCTGGACTTGGTGCCGCGCCCGGCACGTACGTCAAAATGCGTCTCGAAGACATTCGCGCCGGCAAGAAACCTGCGACTGAGTACGCCTCTGCAAAAGCCGCCCAAAAGTCTAAGACAAAGCCTGCCTCAAATGGGGCGGCAGCTTCGACAGCTGGAAAAGCCAAGACGTCGCCCAAGACCACGAAGAAGACGACGAAATCGAAACCTCAGGGAAAGAGCGGCAAGAGCACGTCCAGCCCTAAAGCCTGA
- a CDS encoding LL-diaminopimelate aminotransferase: MAGEFYKIRRLPPYVFEQVNRKKAALRAQGADIIDLGMGNPDLPTPKHIVDKLCETARKPDVNGYSASRGIPGLRRSLVNYYKRRFDVELDKDREVIVTLGSKEGFANLAQAISAPGDVILAPDPSYPLHSFGFIIAGASIRGVPAHTPEQYLANVENAIRYSVPPPTAMVVCYPSNPTAAVADLDFYKEAVRIAKKHNLYILSDLAYNEIYFDDPPPSILQVNGARDIAVETTTMSKTYSMAGWRIGFAAGNERLIGALGRVKSYLDYGAFTPIQVAACAALDGPQDCVVEMRETYRSRRDTLIESFSRAGWDIPVPAASMFCWAPIPPQCKDMGSLDFSLALINEASVAVAPGAGFGERGDGFVRIALVENEQRIRQAARNIKRFLQSREADSRNTFAEADTGG, encoded by the coding sequence ATGGCCGGTGAATTCTATAAAATCAGACGTCTTCCACCCTATGTTTTCGAACAGGTGAATCGCAAGAAGGCAGCGCTGCGTGCGCAAGGTGCCGACATCATTGACCTTGGTATGGGCAACCCGGATCTGCCTACGCCCAAGCATATTGTCGACAAACTTTGTGAAACGGCTCGCAAACCGGACGTGAACGGCTATTCGGCCTCGCGCGGCATACCCGGACTTCGGCGTTCGCTCGTGAACTATTACAAACGCCGGTTTGACGTTGAGCTCGACAAGGACCGGGAAGTCATTGTGACGCTCGGCTCAAAAGAAGGTTTTGCAAACCTCGCTCAGGCTATTTCCGCACCTGGCGATGTGATCCTGGCGCCGGACCCATCCTATCCACTGCATTCGTTTGGCTTCATTATTGCGGGCGCATCTATCCGGGGTGTGCCGGCTCATACGCCTGAGCAATACCTTGCTAATGTCGAGAATGCGATACGTTACAGCGTGCCGCCGCCAACTGCGATGGTCGTATGTTATCCCTCCAATCCGACGGCGGCCGTTGCTGACCTGGACTTCTACAAAGAAGCTGTCCGGATCGCGAAGAAGCACAACCTCTATATTCTCTCGGACCTTGCCTACAACGAAATCTATTTCGACGATCCTCCGCCATCGATCCTGCAAGTGAACGGGGCTCGAGATATCGCTGTTGAAACGACGACGATGTCCAAGACCTATTCGATGGCGGGATGGAGAATCGGGTTTGCCGCAGGCAATGAGCGCCTCATTGGCGCGCTTGGCCGCGTGAAGTCATATCTCGACTATGGCGCCTTCACACCGATCCAGGTCGCGGCCTGCGCGGCACTGGACGGTCCGCAGGACTGTGTTGTTGAGATGCGTGAAACCTACCGCTCCAGACGCGATACGCTGATCGAGAGCTTTTCAAGGGCAGGCTGGGACATCCCGGTGCCGGCCGCATCTATGTTCTGCTGGGCGCCGATACCGCCCCAGTGCAAGGACATGGGAAGCCTCGACTTTTCATTGGCCCTGATCAACGAGGCGAGCGTTGCGGTCGCGCCGGGTGCAGGCTTCGGTGAGCGTGGGGATGGTTTTGTGCGGATTGCGCTGGTTGAGAACGAGCAGCGGATTCGTCAGGCCGCACGCAACATCAAGAGGTTTCTTCAATCCAGGGAAGCTGATAGCAGGAACACCTTTGCTGAAGCTGACACCGGAGGGTAG